The following proteins are encoded in a genomic region of Phragmites australis chromosome 9, lpPhrAust1.1, whole genome shotgun sequence:
- the LOC133927960 gene encoding uncharacterized protein LOC133927960 gives MEDREWMYTGRASQGQVTNEWIDKTDAFLERAFGVAAKGASKICCPCSKCANRKRQTKKVMGEHLWKNGFTADYTRWVYHGEADRTREEVVRPRVEDYDAEAGVANMLNDYHEAQFAEGRTEEEPEATAKAFYDMFAAAQKPLHGQTKVSQLDAIGRIMALKSQYSLSRDAFDGMLTVIGSLLPEGHLLPKSMHESQKLLRALKMPYEQIHACPKGCVLFRKEYVEAKYCPKCKSSRFLEVDSGDGQKRQLDIPVTILRHLPFIPRIQRLYMTEESAKQMTWHKNGKRYNPDRMVHASDGEAWTHFDGIHHEKAKEARNVRVALATDGFNPYGMMAAPYTCWPVFVIPLNLPPGICFQRQNVFLSLIIPGHPGNNMGVFMEPVIDELVRAWEEGVWTYDRATKKNFKMHVWYHYSLHDFLAYGIFCAWCVHGKFPCPVCKEGLRFIWLQKGGKYSSFDKHRQFLPLDHAFRRDIKNFTKGVVVTDPAPPIMTGATVREKIDGLVVNPEGGFVGYGEQHMWTHKSGLTRLPYFDDLLLPHNIDVMHTEKNVAEALWATIMDIPDKSKDNVKARVDLATICDRPNQHMKPPSRGKTWRRPKADFVLSKPQRREVLEWIQTLMFPDGYAANLRRGVNLSTMRVLGMKSHDYHIWIERLLPAMVRGYVPEHVWLVLAELSYFFRQLCAKELSRTVIADLERMAPVLLCKLEKIFPPGFFNPMQHLILHLPYEARMGGPVQGRWCYPIERCLKVLRKKCRNKCKIEASIAEAYILEEVANFTTTYYGDHLPSVHNPPPRYNAGENESNLSLFRGQLGSASASTPKTLNHEEWRHIMLYVLTNLDEVAPYMQEFLDEFWRQSRDPTPQQVDTLLRQGAGNGMPDFISWFKRKVPSNLART, from the exons atggaggaccgtgagtggatgtacacgggccgcgcAAGTCAGGGTCAGGTCACCAATGAATGGATCGACAAGACCGATGCTTTTTTGGAACGGGCGTTTGGCGTGGCTGCTAAAGGAGCGAGTAAAATTTGCtgtccctgcagcaaatgtgcaaacaggaaaagacaaacgaagaaggtaatgggggaacatctttggaagaatggatttacggcagactatacccggtgggtctaccatggtgaagccgatcgtacgagagaggaggtggtgaggccacgcgtcgaggattatgatgctgaggccggggtagcaaacatgttaaatgactatcacgaggcacagttcgctgaaggacgtacggaggaggagccagaggcaaccgcaaaggcgttttacgacatgtttgccgcggcacagaaaccccttcacggccagacaaaggtttctcaactggatgccattggacgcataatggcgttgaagtcccagtatagcctgagtcgagacgccttcgatggtatgttgacagttattggcagcctgcttccggagggtcaccttctgccaaagagcatgcacgagtcacagaaactccttcgtgcacttaagatgccgtatgagcagatacatgcttgcccgaaggggtgcgtcctatttaggaaagaatacgtggaagcaaagtactgtccaaagtgtaaatcatctaggttcctggaggtagattctggtgatggccagaagaggcagcttgacattcccgtgacaatcctacggcaccttccgttcataccgaggatccaacggctatacatgaccgaggaatccgcgaaacagatgacatggcacaaaaatggcaaacgatacaatcctgacaggatggtacatgcatccgatggtgaagcatggacccacttcgatggcattcatcatgagaaagctaaagaggctcgtaatgtacgtgttgcgctggcaacagatgggttcaatccttatggaatgatggctgccccatacacatgttggcccgtgttcgttatccccctcaatctcccccccggcatatgctttcaacgacagaacgtattcttgtcgttgataattcctggacacccggggaataatatgggtgtgttcatggagcctgtgattgatgaattggtccgtgcttgggaggaaggggtatggacatacgaccgagctacaaagaaaaacttcaaaatgcatgtttggtaccactactccctgcatgacttcctggcgtatgggatattctgcgcctggtgtgttcacgggaagttcccatgcccagtatgcaaggaaggtctgaggttcatttggttgcagaagggtggcaagtattcatcgttcgacaaacatcggcaattcctccctcttgaccatgcattcagacgagacatcaagaactttacgaaaggtGTCGTAGTGACAGACCCTGCACCACCGATAATGACTGGTGCCACGGTTCGTGAAAAGATAGATGGTCTCGTGGTCAATCCAGAAGGTGgttttgtgggatatggtgagcaacatatgtggactcataagtcgggcttgactcggctcccctattttgatgaccttctccttccacacaacattgatgtaatgcacactgaaaagaatgttgccgaggcactttgggcaacaatcatggacattcctgacaagtcaaaggacaacgttaaggctagagtggatctggcaacgatatgcgatagaccaaaccaacatatgaagcctcctagtcgcggcaagacatggagaaggcctaaggccgattttgtcttgagcaagcctcaaaggagggaagtactagaatggatccagacgttaatgttccctgatgggtatgcagctaatctgaggaggggagtgaacttatctactatgcgagtcttagggatgaagagtcatgactaccACATATGGATTGAGCGGCTTCTTCCGGCGATGGTTCGGGGCTATGTCCCTGAGCATGTCTGGCTAGTGCTAGCAGAGTTGAGCTATTTCTTTCGCCAGCTTTGTGCCAAGGAGTTATCTCGGACCGTGATTGCTGACTTGGAAAGAATGGCACCTGTGTTGCTCTGTAAGTTGGAGAAGATatttccacccggcttcttcaatccgatgcagcatttgattttgcacctcccgtacgaggcacgaatgggggggcccgtgcagggccgttggtgctatccaatcgagagatgtctaaaggttcttcgaaagaaatgtagaaataaatgcaaaatcgaggcttccattgcagaggcatacattctggaggaggtggcgaacttcacaacaacatactatggtgaccacctccctagcgtgcataatccaccccctcgttacaatgctggcgaaaatgaatcgaacctcagccttttccgaggccaactcggaagcgcaagtgcatcgacccccaagaccttgaatcatgaagagtggcgccatatcatgctatacgtgttgaccaaccttgacgaagtggcaccgtacatgca GGAATTTCTGGATGAATTCTGGCGTCAATCAAGGGATCCTACCCCGCAGCAGGTAGATACCCTTCTTAGACAGGGTGCGGGAAATGgaatgcccgatttcatttcttggttcaaacggaAGGTACCGTCTAATTTAGCTCGTACGTAG